Below is a genomic region from Brassica oleracea var. oleracea cultivar TO1000 chromosome C9, BOL, whole genome shotgun sequence.
ATACCCACCCACAAAAAGCTCGACTTCGTGCGAAGATACTCACAAGCTTTGCTCCTGTCCTAATCACGCTTCGATTTCTCGGAGTCTCGCAGCTCAGGTCCGTGATTTGCTTCTTCTCCGTGATTCTAGGGTTTTTCCAATAATTCGCCGCGGCGGTGGGTGAATTTTAGGGTTTTCTTGTTAAACTTCTCGATTCATGGTTTGGGATTAGATGCGAAGGTGGAACTGTTCGAAAACTTGTAATCAATTCTCGAGATTAGGGATTTTAAAAGTTCTACAGCTGTTTGTGTGTGTTGTGAAGTGATTTCGCTACTAAAAAAACTTCAATGTTGCTATTTTTTCTCCTGACATTTGCTCGCGTTGTGTATTTGGTTCAAAATTGGCGTTGCTGGGTTCTGTGATGCGTAAGAGTGATACTACGGATACCTGAATTGTGCTAGTTGATGGAAAGTTTGCAGTTTTTGGGGCTAATATAGAAATGACGTAACTTTCTGATTGTGTGTCATGGGCTCTCTGGTTGCAGGTTTTAGTGGCTTTCAGAGTGAAGCAGGTAGACGAAGACATCATGCTAGGTTCTGGTAACAATTTGAGCAGGGGAACCATTGGATTGTCATCTGATGCTCCGAATTTGTCGCAAGTCTTAACATTGGAGCCGATTAGATTAGGCAATCCAAGCTATACTCGTTCAGGAGAGCTTAGAAGGGTCCTCGGCGTCCCTACCAGGGCCTCATCAGAAGATAATTCTTTTGGAATGTCTCATCCGAAACCTTCTCCTCCTGGAGCAACGGAGGAGCTCAAGCACTTCAAAGAAAGTGTGCAAGATACTTCCAGAGAGGCTGGGTATGGATCTTGGTTCTCTTCGTGATTTTCATTGGTAGAGGAGTCGTTGCTTAATTATTATACTTTGTTGAGCTTTACTAAAGCCTGAGGTTCTTTGTAGGGATCTAGCAAAGAAACTAAGTGAATCCATATTTAAGTTGGACAAATATGCGGAGACATTAAGTTCAAAGAAACGACGGCGAAATGATACACCCCCGGGTGAGAGAATGGACGCAGCTAACTTTGACAAGGTCAGAAACCAGGTTCCGAGAACATTAGACAGTATGGCTCAAAGACCCGAGGAAAGAAAAAAGATGCTTGGATTGAACAAGCGTGCTCGTACCACTGTTGGAGATGTGCGGGTTTGTATCTCAATCTCACTTTTTAGATTAATATGATGCTTATAAATGTTGAGGAAATCGTTTATTTTTCTTTGCATTCATCTATCACTCCATGTTACACGACTTTTTGAATTCCTTAAAAAAAGGCATGTTCAATTAGTGTGTTATTGCTGTCAGGCGGATGGTAGAGTTTCTACTCTTGCAAGGCAGCAGGTTATAGAAAGGGGATCTGATTCACCTCCAAGTGTTTCTGGAGAAACAGTGCGAATGGAGGAGAAGATACGCAGATTGCCTGTTGGTGGTGAAGGATGGGAAGCAAGAATGAAAAGAAAACGGTCTGTTGCAACTCTAGGCAACAGAGTTATGAATCCTGATCAACGTGTCATGCAGCCAAAGCCGACAGTTGACTCTAAGTTGCGTTCTTGTGACACCCAAAACTTAAGGTGTGCTTTGAAGATATAAGATTTGTAAAACTGGTAGTTACCCCTGTTGGTTAGTTAACTGAATCTAGACATAGCGCTGAACACCGTTTGAGGATTTCCTAGTCCGAGGAGCTTAAGTGGGTCTGAAAGAGAGGTTTTATGATGTGATAGTGGGAAATCCTACTCTGCTACTCAATTGACTTATGATATTTTACATGTTTATATTAACCTTGAGCTAAGTTATTGCCAAGATTTTTCAAGTTGTTCACTTAAACAAGACTTCATCTTGAATTTGTTATGGTAGATCTTACTTTATCAAATTGATTTTACTATGTTGGATACCGTTCAATTTTTTTTTTTTTTTTTGCAACATACTGTTGTGTATATAGTTTTCCGGTTTGATCCCTCATGTGTAGTCTTTCACTCTCAAAGAAAACATAATGTTGTCCATTTGTTACAGATTGAAATCTTCCGCCGGGGTCAGTGGGATTAACAGAACTGAGTCTTCATTTGAGCCAGACAGTCCAGGTATGGGTGCATTATCCAGGAATGAGTTGGAAACTGCTTCACTTGCAAGGGACCGGTCAGTACTTGCTGAGCAGAGGCTTATGGCTAAGGGAAACAATAAGTAAGCAGATACCTCAAGTTTTTTGTTTTAGCTTTTGCTTTGATATAACATCAAATTGTTTGCGACTGATCTTGACTGATAAATGCATTATTGTGCTTATCCAGAAGAAACTTACAAGATGATAGCCCCACAAATATCTCTACTGCAATATTGAAAGGAAAGGTTTCTAGGGCTCCAAGAACAGCAGCCGTTATAGGTGTTGATTCTTCATCCATAGTCGAGTCTCCATCTGGAGTAGTACAAGGTTTGAGGCAATCTAAGTGTTGACTAAATACACTATCTGTTACGTTTATGAGAACAATCTAAAGCTTCGATTGCCCGCAGGTTCATCTGCACATGGAATGGCTCAGTGGGGTGGCCAGAGACTTAAGAATTCTCGAACCAGAAGAACGAATGTAGTTTCGCCTGTTATCAGACATGCTGAAACCAAGTTCTCAGCTCAAGGTTTTGCAACATCTGATTTCAGTCCTAAAGCATCCCCTGGAACCACCGGGTCACTCTCAGTTGTTGATAGTAGCCCTTTAAAAGTGAAAAGGGAGCTGAAGAATGCTTCATCACCATATGGGTTATCCGAAAGTGAGGACTCCGGTGCTGGTGACAACAAAACAAGGGAGCGTGCTCTTGCTAGTGGTGACTTGTTCACAACTCCTAAAACAGGGTCACCATTATTACCTGTAAGGAAAAATAAGTTTCAAACTAGTCATAAAGGAGGTGGTGCATGGAAGCAAGGAAAGAATGAAACTGTTTATGGCTTTCACCCTGGGATGGTTAAATCCGAGAATCTATCAGTAGAGAAGCCTCTGCACAATGTCAAGATCGCGTCAGATAAGAATCGAAGGTGATTTACGGCTAACTTAGTTCTTTATTTGTTTCGTATACCTTATAACTATTTCTATTATCTATAAAGCTTGAAATACGAGAGACCAATTGTTCTACCTCTCTCTTTCTGGACAGCAAATATGGGCGTCCACCAGCGAAAAAGGTTAAAGATCGTAAACCTTCTACTCGTCTTGCCTCAAATTCGAATTCCACTCCTTCAAATATTACAGGTATTTATTGTCTTTTGGCATTTTAAGTTTCAGTCTTTTCCATATTCACGGTTTAGTATTGTATCATCGAACTATTTTCTGGGAAGTGCTACATACAGTAGTATATTCTGAACAGGATTTACCCTGAAATTTGAGGTTTGGTAAATATTAGCTCTTGCGCAGTTGTTTTCATTTGTACAAAGGGAAATCCCCAAAGAGCACCTCATATTTACGTTGGAGTCACTAGTTAGTTCCTGAGCATAAATATATTGGATTTTTGGTTATTCAGGTGAATCAGATGATGATCGTGAGGATATTTTTGCAGCAGCTAATTCAACACGGAAGGCAGCGAGTACTCATACTTCCATATGTCTTGTCTTTCAAGTTTTATTGCCATTAATTTCCTTCTAACTCCAAATATCTTTTTGTAGATCTTGCTTGTTCTGGCAAGTTTTGGAAGAAGATGGACCACATCTTTGCTGCCATCAATACAGATGACATGCAAAACATAAAGGATCAGGTAATAATCAACATACCATAAAATATGATATATGTGACTTAGTGTGCCAACCCAATCTCTCGTTAACTTGTGGCTGTAAATATACAGCTTAATTTTGCGGAAGAACTCGATGAATCTCTGTCAGAGGCAATCTTAGATGGCTATAACATCATGGTAAGTTGCATTGTAAACCTATGCAGCAATGTCTAGTTTTATATTCTTTTTATCTGAATGTTGCATGAATGAATGAGACTCCTGTCTCAGGGTATCAAGTTGCCGAAAACACCACATCGCATTTGTGAGGGAATTGTTGACTATTCAGGTCCAGCGTCATCATGTAAATCTGATCTTTCATTTGAGAGATTGGACATGAGAAAGTTGAATGAGAGTACTCCGCTGTATAAGAGGGTACTTTCTGCCTTAATTGAGGAAGACGATGGAGAAGAAGTTGTACAATTCAATGGAGGGAAGAATCTGTCCCTTCATTACGCTAGTGATGATTCTCACAGTGGTTCGTGTACCTTTATTGACACCGAGTTCAGAGAGAGAGACAGAATGGAATTTGAAGTAGAGTCAAGCGGGGATTTTCAGACCCCGAAGAGTTGTTTGTTTGACCGATTTTCCAGTGAGAGGAGTGGTGTGTCTAACCCTTTCAGAAATGGTGGCATGTCTGTATCTGCGCATAGCAATGAACAGTGGTTGGATGATGATCTTTCTCATTCGGATGCGCCACTCGGTGGTGAGACATTTTCGAATGGTCTGGGTCAATTGCAAGCTAGGGAAGTGAACATTCCCAACTTCCCAGTATCTGACACCCAGTATCAGCTTATGTCTTTGGACGAGCGACTTCTTCTGGAATTACAGAGCATTGGCGTGTTTCCTGAGGCAATGGTAGGTTTTTTCCACTCAGTTAATCTGTCATGAACTTGAGCTAAAGGGAAAAAAAAAACGTATTACTCTTAAAAACTTCTTCACTTATTTTTATTTTTATTTATTCGCAGCCTGATCTGGCCGAAGAAACTATGAGCACAGATGTTATGGAGTTGAAGGAAAGCATTTATCAGCAGGTAAACGAAAAATATAATTCACGCTTTATATATATGTCACTAGGAAGAGTTATTTTTTTTGTTTCCCATTGAAAAATTATCTTTGACGCGTAGTAACCTTTCTCACATTCTATCATTGACCAATAATAGATCCGAAACAAGAAGGAAAAGCTCGAGAAGCTAAATATTTCCATCCAGAAGGGGAAATATGATGAGAAAAGGTTGGCTTTTGGCTTTTTACGATTTATTATTTTTCAAGTTAAACTTGTTATATTTGCTAAGATTTCATGTTTACATGCAGGAAAATTGAGCATCTTGCTATGGACCACCTTGTGGAAACAGCACACAAGAAAAGAATGGTAATAAACTAGTTGATGCTTACATTTTATCATAATCTACTTGGGTCAATGGTTGTGGGATAAGATATATATGAGGTTATGGATGTTACTCTGAAAACAGGCATCCCGTGGAAATAAAGCATATAAAGTCCACAAGGTGACAAGACAAGCGGCCCTGGCGTTCACCCGGCGGACACTTGCCAGGTGTCAGAAGTTTGATGAGACTGGTCTCAGCTGTTTTGCCGATCCTGCACTTCGAGACATCCTGTTTTCATCTCCCAGCAACGATGCAAAATCATCAGAAAATGGCGGCTCTGGAACAGCCAGTAACACGCTCAATGAACCTTCTAATCACCAGGCTGAGGCCAAGGGTTCAGGTACGCAAAACCTGAACTATTTTGTTTACAAAGTTGATCTTTACAAAATAGCATCTTCTGCATGTATGAAAACATGGTAAGATTATCTTTAGAATAATGTGAAAGCATGTATTAGAGCATCATTCTGCCTTCTTCTTCTTCTTCTCTTCACCAACTCCATAAACGTATTTATTAGATAGTTGCTGATGGTCAAGTCTCTTTGATGAAACGGACAGGCAGTGGCTACACTTTAAACCTTTTTGTCAGATGATTACCTGAGCTAATTGGGTTTTGTAGGTGCAGTGTCTAGTACGAAGAGGAGAGAAGCACTGATAGACGATGTTATCGGATGCGCTTCATCCAAAGTGACAACGAGTATAGATAGCGCGGTTCTTAATGCAGGAGGTGCTGCTAGAGGTAAGAGAAGCGAGAGAGAAGACAGTTTCAGGAACAAGAACAAACCGAAACCCAAAGAAAAGAATAATAACGAAAACCAAACAAGATCAACGACAACAACTCACCCGACAGGTCCAGCAGGCAGAGGCACCTCGAACCGAGGAGGGACCTCTGGAGATGGTGCAGTAGATGAAGAAGCTCCTATAGATTTCTCGAAGCTAGCGTTCCATGATCTAGAGGAGATAGGTGAGCAGGCAGATATTGGAAACTGGTTTGAGGGTCTACAAGATATTGATACAGCAGGGCTTGATGAGGTTCCCATGGATGACCTATCTTTTATGTTTGGGTAAATGAGGAAAATTATATATGACAGAGAGGAATTGGGTCTGACCCACCACAAGTATTATTAATTTCTTAAGTTGTATATAAAGAGATCTGTCTGCCTTGAAGTGGCGTGTATTGAACTATGATTTAATATATTAAAATATGTTATTTTCCATTTCAAAAGTGTTTCGTTGGAACAACATTTGATTAAAAAAGCTTACGCTTCATTGTAATGTGATGTGTGTAGTGACTAACTTCTTGAAGATTTGCCTTAGGTCTGGGCATTTGAATATTCAGTGCAGTTCCGGATAAGAACTGTCGGTTTTGGGTCTATTGGGCAAAATATATTCGGTTTGGATCGGTTCAGTTTAGTTTCAAAACTGTTTTACATAGTAATCCAGCTGTGGTCTTGGTGCTCATTTGGCTTTGATGTACATCATCGTGTGTTATTTTTTTCTGCGTAGTTAAAAATACGAATCAATACTATTCAAACAAATGTGAGTTTATCCGTTAGGATTCGGCTAATATTAACATCAGGTTTTAATATGTTTTGTACTATTTTATAAAACCTATTTTGGTATTTTTTACCTTTCAAACCGGATACGGATCATATTTTTTGGTTTATGTTTGGTTTGGAATTTGGGTTAATACTTTAATAAAATAAAATTGCGATTATATAAATTTTTCATAGATTTTTTTGTGCTTTGAAAGCACGGATCAAATTTAGCGTCGATATCTTCTAATTCATTAGTAAATATGGAAAAGTCGTATTACGTATTAATGTATTACTATCATTGTCGTGTCATATTTTAAATTCAAACATGCATGGTATATATTAAGTTCTTGATAAGACAACAGATGCAACATTGTCAATTTGTTATTATTACAATTTACAACCACCACTACCACCCATTGCCACTTTCCTATCAATATATCATGCGAATTGGATTGGTAGTGGTAGAAATGTTTATGGTTATAATGATTGATGTGTTTTTTTTTTCTTTTCTGAGCAACCAAATTTCATTTAAATTAAATGGATTAGGTTTTAGAAAAGTTCATATTACAAAGAGTAGCTTTTGCCAAAAGGTCTGCTAGCCCATTAAACTCTCTTGGGATAAAGGAGAAGACGCAGAAAGAAAACGTAGATGATAGAGTTTCGAAATCCGAGAGAACTGCGTGGAGGATCTTCGGTTTTGCGATCGAAGTGATGGCTCGAACGAGCACAAGAGAGTCTGATCGGAGCCAGATTTGAGTGTAGCCAAGTTGGATGGTGTGTTGAAGAGCAGATCGGATCGCTAGGGCTTCAGCCAGGAGAGCCGATTGCACATGAGTCGGGTGTTGTGACCCCTGGAGAGTTGGGGATCCTGGAGGTGTAAAGATCCATCCAAGTCCCGTCGATTCAGAGGCCTGATTCCAAGCTGCATCACTATTACAGAGGATTGTTCCTTGCGGTACCGTTGGTGTCAGCGCGAAAGCTATTCCCTTTTGTATGGTTCTCGGAGGATCGGAGGTAAATTGGGCTCGCTTCCATTCTTGTGCATCTGCTATTGCTCGCGACACTACCGCTAAGGGAGATTGGTGTCTCGATTCGAACACTAGTTGATTGCGTGTTGTCCAAAGAGCCCACATGATCCAGAAGAGGACAATCGTAGAGACGCCTGTTGGAGGAAGACAGATCCTTCAGTAGACTATCGTTTTGACAAAACTTGCCCATCAATACTCTAGATAGTAGACAGTTAGGATTGTTGAGCATTTTCCAGGGTATTTTAGCTAGCAAGGCTGTGTTGAAACGTTGTATATCTTTAAACCCGAGACCTCCCATACACTTAGGGTTAGTTAGTTTTTCCCAAGAAACCCAACACATCTTCCTCTTTCCATTATTTGAGTCCCACCAGAAACGAGTCAATGCTGATTGTATTTTCTTGCATATACTAACTGGTAGTTGAAAACATGACATAGGAAAGGTGGCTATTTGTAATACCCCGTCTTAAAAAAAAAAGGTTCATCAAAACGGGAGCGGAAGAATATTCAGGATTGATCGCGGGGCGAAAATTTACCAGAAGGGCCGAAATCGCGCAAATCGACCGAGAAGCTCGAGGTGGCTTGATCTAAGGGATCAGGACGTGGGCTCAACCATTAAACCTGCTGAGTGTCAACACAAGAAGGAGTTGTAGACGTGCATGAAGCTGTTCCATGCAGCTCGACACACAGAAGCACGAGGTGTCGCAGTACCTGCGACCTGCGCATGCGAACCGACATGCAGAGGCCCGTGTGTCGCGATGCATGAACACTAGACATGATGAAGGGCAAGTGGACGTGGAGGTGTCTTCTGGCATGGCCAGGAGTCATGCAACAGGGCATGTGGACACCCATGTGTCGCCATACATGCGACCAGAAGCATGCGAGACGACACACATGCGATCGGGTGGCATGTTCTTATTGGCCAGCAACTTCTATATATACCCAGCCACCCTTCACCAGTTTTACTCATCTTATTCCATAGAAACCAAAGCAAAACATGGCTAGAGAGAGAGAGAGAAAAAGAAGTGAGGTGCTTTAGAAGTATAGACATTTCCAAAGACCGATAAACTGCTGGGAAATTCTGAAAGACTGTCAAGAAGTGAAAGAAGTATTTTCAGAGTTCTGATCAGTCCAGACCAGTCCACTCAAGACATCGACGTTGGGTTTTGGGATTTAACATCACGGTACCAAGATGAAGGTTTGGAGGGGAGAAAAAGAGTTTGGTCAACATTCGGAATCAAAGAGTCGAGCCACATCGCTTAATCACTGTGAGTCACGGTTAATTGTTTGTTAACGTGTTTTTAATGCAGGTTCCTGACATCGGAGACGGTTTCCGAGCTAGGATAGCCGGACCGGTCTAGGTGTCAGTTTGTGGATCCGAGGCTTGAGACGATGTCTGGGCTAAGTGGATAGCAAGACTAGTCTAAGCACCNNNNNNNNNNNNNNNNNNNNNNNNNNNNNNNNNNNNNNNNNNNNNNNNNNNTGGATGTGACAGCCCCCGGCGAGTCCGATAGAGGACCGGGGCACGGCGATTCCGATTGAGGACCGTGACCGGGCGATTCCCAAGCATCTACACCTGTGTAGTGTAATAGTGAAGGGATTGCCGGTGTCTCTTATGTCGAGGAAGAATGATTCTGTTGGGCCATAGGAGTATATATATATATATATGTTGTTTGATTGATGCGACGCTCATAAAGAGTGTTTTGATTATTTTGATTTATTATGGTTTAATGGTTTATTGCTTATTCGGTCATGCTTTATGATCTTGAATATTTATTGTTGAACTACCCGTCTTGCCTGTGTTTGGGGTGGGGTTTAGAATGACGGGTAGTTGTATATGCTAGATAGGGAACCCTGGCTCCCTGAGTGAAACTAGTTCACTCACTCCTCACATCCTTTTGCAGGTGACCAGTAGAAAGGACCATAGCGCTCGCGGAACTGTAGGAGCTGGTGTAGATTGGACATCTTTTGCTAAAGACTCGTTTTCAAGATATATATATGTATGTTTTACTTTCGACTGCGTCCATCGACCATATGTATAATATTTTGGGCTTGTGAACTTCATGTTTTATATATATGGAATAAAGTATGTTTTATATTCGTGACGTGTTGAATCTGATATTAGGTTAGTCCAACCTAACACAACTCTATGATTTGGTACGGGTTGCAAAGCCTTAGGCCGAAGATTAGATGAAATGAGTTTTGAATGGATATTCTGGGTTACAGAATTATGTTTGTGANNNNNNNNNNNNNNNNNNNNNNNNNNNNNNNNNNNNNNNNNNNNNNNNNNNNNNNNNNNNNNNNNNNNNNNNNNNNNNNNNNCATGTTCTTGTTTGATTGTTGCCCGGCTGACTGACCGATGTCTAAAACGGTTCGGGGGTGTTACAGAGGTGGTATCAGAGCATGGTTTAGATCATGCGGTCAATCACGCATTTTTCGTATTTTATCGAGTCAAATGTGTCGCAAAAGATGTATTAGGAAACCAGCAGAGTTCAGCTCTAGTTAGTATTCTAAATAGGAATTCCTTGTTTGTGGATTGCAGATGGCAAGGAGGGGAAGGAGTGATGGGGGACAGGATTGGATGCTGGGTATAGACAGAGTCCCAAGAAGAAGGGTACTGGGATATGAATCCGAGGGGAGAGTGCAAACATTGGCGAACACTAACCAAGGATCCAGTGAAAAAACGTAAGAAGAAACAACAATCTGTTTGGACATGTTCAAGAGGTACCACCAGAAGAAAACTTTCCACCAAACCGTACTGTAAGGGGAAGACCAGAAACAGGTGATAGCGAGTCAAGTGTCCAAGGACCTAGACCAGTGAGGCGGAACAACCCGATTGAACCAGAAGTTCATGATCCACCACAACAAGGAGTAGGAATGGAGCACACTCTGAAGATGCTTCATGACGTGATAGTGAGGTCACTGCAACAACCTCAGGTGCAACCTCAGCCATTTATGCCACCACAACTTACAGTCGCTAAACCGATGTTACCGTTGATAACTGCCATGAAGAATATGAAAACACCACGTTTTGAAGGAGGGACAGATCCATTTCAAGCCGACCAGTGGCTTTGAACTTTGGAGAAAAACTTTGAGACCCTGACGTGTTCTAAAGAGTCTAAGAAGAAAATTGCAGTATATTACTTAGACAAAGACGCAGCAGAATGGTGAGAGAGTAGGGATCGCCAAGTGGGACATCTGGTCACCACTTGGGCGGCATTCAAACAGGAATTTGAACGTAAGTACTTCACTCCTGAGTCCAAGCGAAGGCTTCAACGTCTGTTTCCTAACCTAGTACAAGGAGGCAAGACAGTTAGAGAATATGAATCTGAGTTCATGCGATTGCGACGACATGTGCTGCGAGGACAAGATGATGAAGAAACCATGATATCTAACTTTATGTTTGGTCTAAAACCTCGGGGGCAACACATAGCTTTGTGGCCCCTGAGGTAGCTGCCGAGTTTGTGGGTTCATTTGTGATTGACAGGATGGATGTGGCTGTGATAACTCCTGGAGACCAAACCCTCCAAGCAAAAGAATGCCTCAGAAGAGTTTCGTTAGTCATTTACGAGAAGATGTTCTTGGCAGATTTGTTGGTGGTGCCCTTAAAAGGATATGAAGTTATCTTGGGCATGGATTGGTTATCAGGCTATCGGGCACAATTAGATTGTGGAAAAGGTCGTATTTCGTTCAAGGAGAACGGGCAACGGCAAATAATGTTCTACGGAATCAGTCCAAGCAAGTCTGTGTCTTTAGTAGCTGCCTTGAGAGTGGACGATTTGCTTAAGGATGGAGAAGCGTATCTGGTAGCAGTAACTGCTAGTGAAGGACCCGATAGCAATAGAGTTGAAATTACATATATTGCGGTAGTACAAGAGTTCGAGGATGTGTTTGCAGCGTTGAAAGAGTTACCTCCACCTCGGAGTAACCCTTTCACAATTAACTTGGAACCTGAAGCGAAGCCGATAGCAAAGACTCCCTACCGCATGGCACCTGCGGAGTTAGCAGAGTTGAAGAAACAACTTGAAGATTTAATGGAGAAAGGTTTCATAAGACCTAGCTCTTCCCCATGGGGAGCTCCGGTCTTATTTGTCAAGAAGAAGGATGGTAGCATGCGGCTTTGCATTGACTATCGAGGAATCAACAATATCACCATCAAAGATAAGTATACTCTTCCGAGGATAGACGAGTTGTTGGATCAGCTAAGGGGAGCAAGTTGGTTTTCGAAGATCGACTTGGCGTCGGGCTATCATCAGATTCCGATTTCAGAAGGTGATGTCATGAAGACTGCGTTTAGAACTCGTTATGGACAATATGAGTTCGTCGTAATGCCTTTTGGCCTTACTAATGCACCGGCGGCCTTCATGAGATTGATGAATGAAGTCTTCCATGACTATCTCGACAAGTTCGTGATAATCTTCATCGATGACATTTTAATATATTCCAAGACAGAGGTAGAGCACAAAGCACACTTGAAGCTAGTGTTGGAACGGT
It encodes:
- the LOC106318340 gene encoding uncharacterized protein LOC106318340 isoform X2, whose protein sequence is MLGSGNNLSRGTIGLSSDAPNLSQVLTLEPIRLGNPSYTRSGELRRVLGVPTRASSEDNSFGMSHPKPSPPGATEELKHFKESVQDTSREAGDLAKKLSESIFKLDKYAETLSSKKRRRNDTPPGERMDAANFDKVRNQVPRTLDSMAQRPEERKKMLGLNKRARTTVGDADGRVSTLARQQVIERGSDSPPSVSGETVRMEEKIRRLPVGGEGWEARMKRKRSVATLGNRVMNPDQRVMQPKPTVDSKLRSCDTQNLRLKSSAGVSGINRTESSFEPDSPGMGALSRNELETASLARDRSVLAEQRLMAKGNNKRNLQDDSPTNISTAILKGKVSRAPRTAAVIGVDSSSIVESPSGVVQGSSAHGMAQWGGQRLKNSRTRRTNVVSPVIRHAETKFSAQGFATSDFSPKASPGTTGSLSVVDSSPLKVKRELKNASSPYGLSESEDSGAGDNKTRERALASGDLFTTPKTGSPLLPVRKNKFQTSHKGGGAWKQGKNETVYGFHPGMVKSENLSVEKPLHNVKIASDKNRSKYGRPPAKKVKDRKPSTRLASNSNSTPSNITGESDDDREDIFAAANSTRKAANLACSGKFWKKMDHIFAAINTDDMQNIKDQLNFAEELDESLSEAILDGYNIMGIKLPKTPHRICEGIVDYSGPASSCKSDLSFERLDMRKLNESTPLYKRVLSALIEEDDGEEVVQFNGGKNLSLHYASDDSHSGSCTFIDTEFRERDRMEFEVESSGDFQTPKSCLFDRFSSERSGVSNPFRNGGMSVSAHSNEQWLDDDLSHSDAPLGGETFSNGLGQLQAREVNIPNFPVSDTQYQLMSLDERLLLELQSIGVFPEAMPDLAEETMSTDVMELKESIYQQIRNKKEKLEKLNISIQKGKYDEKRKIEHLAMDHLVETAHKKRMASRGNKAYKVHKVTRQAALAFTRRTLARCQKFDETGLSCFADPALRDILFSSPSNDAKSSENGGSGTASNTLNEPSNHQAEAKGSGAVSSTKRREALIDDVIGCASSKVTTSIDSAVLNAGGAARGKRSEREDSFRNKNKPKPKEKNNNENQTRSTTTTHPTGPAGRGTSNRGGTSGDGAVDEEAPIDFSKLAFHDLEEIGEQADIGNWFEGLQDIDTAGLDEVPMDDLSFMFG
- the LOC106318340 gene encoding uncharacterized protein LOC106318340 isoform X1, translated to MLGSGNNLSRGTIGLSSDAPNLSQVLTLEPIRLGNPSYTRSGELRRVLGVPTRASSEDNSFGMSHPKPSPPGATEELKHFKESVQDTSREAGDLAKKLSESIFKLDKYAETLSSKKRRRNDTPPGERMDAANFDKVRNQVPRTLDSMAQRPEERKKMLGLNKRARTTVGDVRADGRVSTLARQQVIERGSDSPPSVSGETVRMEEKIRRLPVGGEGWEARMKRKRSVATLGNRVMNPDQRVMQPKPTVDSKLRSCDTQNLRLKSSAGVSGINRTESSFEPDSPGMGALSRNELETASLARDRSVLAEQRLMAKGNNKRNLQDDSPTNISTAILKGKVSRAPRTAAVIGVDSSSIVESPSGVVQGSSAHGMAQWGGQRLKNSRTRRTNVVSPVIRHAETKFSAQGFATSDFSPKASPGTTGSLSVVDSSPLKVKRELKNASSPYGLSESEDSGAGDNKTRERALASGDLFTTPKTGSPLLPVRKNKFQTSHKGGGAWKQGKNETVYGFHPGMVKSENLSVEKPLHNVKIASDKNRSKYGRPPAKKVKDRKPSTRLASNSNSTPSNITGESDDDREDIFAAANSTRKAANLACSGKFWKKMDHIFAAINTDDMQNIKDQLNFAEELDESLSEAILDGYNIMGIKLPKTPHRICEGIVDYSGPASSCKSDLSFERLDMRKLNESTPLYKRVLSALIEEDDGEEVVQFNGGKNLSLHYASDDSHSGSCTFIDTEFRERDRMEFEVESSGDFQTPKSCLFDRFSSERSGVSNPFRNGGMSVSAHSNEQWLDDDLSHSDAPLGGETFSNGLGQLQAREVNIPNFPVSDTQYQLMSLDERLLLELQSIGVFPEAMPDLAEETMSTDVMELKESIYQQIRNKKEKLEKLNISIQKGKYDEKRKIEHLAMDHLVETAHKKRMASRGNKAYKVHKVTRQAALAFTRRTLARCQKFDETGLSCFADPALRDILFSSPSNDAKSSENGGSGTASNTLNEPSNHQAEAKGSGAVSSTKRREALIDDVIGCASSKVTTSIDSAVLNAGGAARGKRSEREDSFRNKNKPKPKEKNNNENQTRSTTTTHPTGPAGRGTSNRGGTSGDGAVDEEAPIDFSKLAFHDLEEIGEQADIGNWFEGLQDIDTAGLDEVPMDDLSFMFG
- the LOC106318340 gene encoding uncharacterized protein LOC106318340 isoform X3, yielding MLGSGNNLSRGTIGLSSDAPNLSQVLTLEPIRLGNPSYTRSGELRRVLGVPTRASSEDNSFGMSHPKPSPPGATEELKHFKESVQDTSREAGDLAKKLSESIFKLDKYAETLSSKKRRRNDTPPGERMDAANFDKVRNQVPRTLDSMAQRPEERKKMLGLNKRARTTVGDVRADGRVSTLARQQVIERGSDSPPSVSGETVRMEEKIRRLPVGGEGWEARMKRKRSVATLGNRVMNPDQRVMQPKPTVDSKLRSCDTQNLRLKSSAGVSGINRTESSFEPDSPGMGALSRNELETASLARDRSVLAEQRLMAKGNNKRNLQDDSPTNISTAILKGKVSRAPRTAAVIGVDSSSIVESPSGVVQGSSAHGMAQWGGQRLKNSRTRRTNVVSPVIRHAETKFSAQGFATSDFSPKASPGTTGSLSVVDSSPLKVKRELKNASSPYGLSESEDSGAGDNKTRERALASGDLFTTPKTGSPLLPVRKNKFQTSHKGGGAWKQGKNETVYGFHPGMVKSENLSVEKPLHNVKIASDKNRSKYGRPPAKKVKDRKPSTRLASNSNSTPSNITGESDDDREDIFAAANSTRKAANLACSGKFWKKMDHIFAAINTDDMQNIKDQLNFAEELDESLSEAILDGYNIMGIKLPKTPHRICEGIVDYSGPASSCKSDLSFERLDMRKLNESTPLYKRVLSALIEEDDGEEVVQFNGGKNLSLHYASDDSHSGSCTFIDTEFRERDRMEFEVESSGDFQTPKSCLFDRFSSERSGVSNPFRNGGMSVSAHSNEQWLDDDLSHSDAPLGGETFSNGLGQLQAREVNIPNFPVSDTQYQLMSLDERLLLELQSIGVFPEAMPDLAEETMSTDVMELKESIYQQIRNKKEKLEKLNISIQKGKYDEKRKIEHLAMDHLVETAHKKRMASRGNKAYKVHKVTRQAALAFTRRTLARCQKFDETGLSCFADPALRDILFSSPSNDAKSSENGGSGTASNTLNEPSNHQAEAKGSVSSTKRREALIDDVIGCASSKVTTSIDSAVLNAGGAARGKRSEREDSFRNKNKPKPKEKNNNENQTRSTTTTHPTGPAGRGTSNRGGTSGDGAVDEEAPIDFSKLAFHDLEEIGEQADIGNWFEGLQDIDTAGLDEVPMDDLSFMFG